One part of the Lotus japonicus ecotype B-129 chromosome 2, LjGifu_v1.2 genome encodes these proteins:
- the LOC130738579 gene encoding uncharacterized protein LOC130738579 encodes MEFEDAHYNLRAIRLLYRLLEDHSIALQDENSEIVIERARVLLRSLMDVAVESVFETHLKITATQAAMSKSSIEQEKPVAESLAKSPMETGISQSSVEHPSCSEVTPQKIEQPQLKLLSEKELPEPSYFGISDTGGTTSKALCSLGEEENMMQQSLVKGTNLSDEKGNLPYTESSNPEQQHDNLNTSYGVGEHATESLQNFDSKTGESNEDNNLPLMNKIHEAQHSSSAASQVESLDQMGDFSDDLVHAIKRIESRILAFQIFSNMMESPKNTSVHHTMQNITNLESPEMQRNDGAAKSQLSCRRSLLEGRRLTNLQKNKSSCKDENLISESEFKDPLLSGNESLSQSQVAYPNHALRTDTESAKSVDIPKNVGTQLVSEGKELRSQTRMQPSAQNMSMVERVKSVNRLAGNDPHLGSQASDCSQGLRVPLNQDDLTKKPSRFSNQTNRESLVRKTPVAWSKTDQNQKGRSSELSFAQKLMGSTPKVSRREKPQPHQMVIKPTLLDQRSSEIKVNSHQHRDQSVLDRRGAHKTGQDEPQKTRVQPQHCELDESSSNMDSSSHWSSQQGSANSSSDTEDYSLQAGSQGPIDAEYEGSSEESSNSYLYKSDGPSHRVGSLNSYRYHSKRNPKKNKVGHDEPRKTSGQPQLHEVEESYSNSDSSHWTSQQGSANSSSDSLDYSLPVGTEDPTIERLVDAAYEGSSEESSNSYLYKSDGPSHRVGSPSSYRYHRKRNPQKTIGSLRKLKNKLGLIFHHHHHHHHHHHHDDDNGNFHSNAGHRHPMWNRLQNVFHHKNKHGMRTKHKVEKSKRGAIARVNPRSNQVGQFHRLVEGLLRHIRHSKKPKHGRVKRSRYTPHGHSQKKLHWWHILGRRRGVKLKSGGRVKVGFISQKSLKN; translated from the exons ATGGAGTTTGAGGACGCGCATTATAATCTCCGCGCTATTAGGCTCTTGTACAGGCTTCTTGAAGATCACAGCATCGCATTGCAAGATGAAAATTCTGAGATT GTGATTGAGAGAGCTAGAGTTTTATTGAGAAGTTTGATGGATGTTGCAGTTGAAAGTGTTTTCGAGACTCATTTAAAG ATCACAGCAACACAAGCAGCCATGTCTAAGTCATCCATTGAACAAGAAAAGCCTGTGGCCGAGTCGCTGGCAAAGTCTCCTATGGAAACTGGCATTTCTCAAagctctgtagaacatccaagTTGCAGTGAAGTGACTCCACAGAAGATTGAGCAGCCCCAATTGAAGTTACTATCTGAGAAAGAACTGCCAGAGCCTTCATACTTTGGCATCTCTGATACTGGAGGGACAACAAGTAAAGCACTATGCAGTCTAGGTGAGGAGGAAAATATGATGCAACAGAGTTTAGTCAAAGGAACAAATCTATCTGATGAGAAGGGCAATTTACCCTACACAGAGAGTAGTAATCCTGAACAGCAGCATGATAATTTGAATACTTCATATGGAGTTGGTGAGCATGCAACTGAGTCATTACAAAATTTTGACTCAAAAACTGGTGAGTCCAATGAAGACAATAATTTACCAttgatgaataaaattcatGAAGCTCAACACAGTTCTAGTGCTGCCAGCCAAGTTGAATCTCTGGATCAGATGGGTGATTTCTCTGATGATTTGGTACATGCAATCAAGAGAATCGAATCTCGCATTTTGGCTTTTCAGATTTTTTCAAACATGATGGAATCCCCTAAAAACACTTCTGTTCACCATACTATGCAAAACATAACCAATCTAGAAAGTCCTGAAATGCAAAGAAATGATGGGGCTGCAAAAAGTCAATTGAGTTGTAGAAGGTCTCTCTTGGAAGGGCGCAGGTTAACCAATCTGCAGAAAAATAAATCAAGTTGTAAGGATGAAAATTTGATTTCAGAAAGTGAATTTAAGGATCCTTTATTATCTGGAAATGAATCATTGAGTCAGAGTCAGGTGGCATATCCAAATCATGCGCTTCGTACTGATACAGAATCTGCAAAAAGCGTTGATATACCAAAGAATGTTGGTACCCAATTGGTATCAGAAGGAAAAGAGTTAAGAAGTCAGACTAGGATGCAACCTTCAGCACAAAACATGAGCATGGTAGAGAGAGTTAAGTCAGTGAATAGGTTAGCTGGTAATGATCCCCACTTGGGGAGTCAAGCTAGTGACTGTAGTCAAGGTTTGAGAGTCCCATTGAATCAAGATGATCTTACTAAAAAGCCTTCCAGGTTTTCTAATCAAACAAACAGGGAAAGTTTGGTCAGAAAAACTCCAGTTGCATGGTCAAAAACTGATCAGAATCAGAAGGGAAGGAGTTCTGAATTATCCTTTGCACAAAAGTTAATGGGATCCACGCCCAAAGTTTCCCGGAGAGAAAAGCCACAGCCTCATCAGATGGTAATAAAACCAACTCTATTGGACCAGAGATCCAGTGAAATTAAGGTGAACTCCCATCAACACAGAGACCAGTCAGTTTTGGACAGGAGAGGAGCTCATAAGACTGGTCAGGATGAACCTCAGAAGACAAGGGTTCAACCACAACATTGTGAACTGGATGAGTCGAGTTCAAACATGGACTCTTCTTCTCACTGGAGCTCTCAGCAAGGCAGTGCAAATAGTAGTAGTGACACTGAGGACTACTCCTTACAAGCTGGGTCACAAGGTCCTATTGATGCAGAATATGAAGGCAGCTCAGAAGAGAGTAGTAACTCATATCTCTATAAAAGTGATGGTCCTTCACACAGAGTTGGAAGTCTCAATTCATATAGATATCACAGTAAAAGAAATCCTAAGAAAAATAAGGTTGGCCATGATGAACCTCGGAAGACAAGTGGTCAACCACAACTTCATGAAGTAGAGGAGTCATACTCAAATTCAGACTCTTCTCACTGGACTTCTCAGCAAGGCAGTGCCAATAGTAGTAGTGACTCCTTGGACTACTCCTTGCCAGTTGGCACAGAAGATCCCACAATAGAAAGGCTGGTTGATGCAGCATATGAAGGAAGCTCAGAAGAGAGTAGTAATTCATATCTCTACAAAAGTGATGGCCCTTCACATAGAGTTGGAAGTCCCAGTTCATATAGATATCACCGTAAAAGAAATCCTCAGAAAACAATTGGAAGCCTAAGGAAGCTGAAAAATAAGTTGGGATTGATctttcaccaccaccaccaccaccatcaccatcaccatcatgatgatgataatgGTAACTTTCATTCAAATGCAGGTCATAGACATCCAATGTGGAATCGCTTGCAGAATGTCTTCCACCACAAAAACAAGCATGGGATGCGAACAAAAcataaggttgagaagtcaaagagAGGGGCTATTGCAAGAGTAAACCCTCGTTCAAATCAGGTTGGACAGTTTCACAGACTTGTGGAAGGGCTTTTGAGACACATCCGACATTCGAAGAAACCAAAGCATGGTAGGGTGAAAAGGTCCAGGTATACCCCACATGGACATAGTCAGAAGAAGCTGCATTGGTGGCACATCCTTGGACGACGCCGGGGAGTGAAGCTGAAAAGTGGTGGCCGAGTAAAAGTGGGATTTATAAGCCAAAAGTCACTAAAGAACTAA